A DNA window from Hevea brasiliensis isolate MT/VB/25A 57/8 chromosome 2, ASM3005281v1, whole genome shotgun sequence contains the following coding sequences:
- the LOC110649108 gene encoding putative invertase inhibitor, translated as MNPNFSFFSLLLFFISFLAITATDLIIQETCRKCARNDPNIYYSFCVASLQASPDAHSANLRQLGIISLKLTRVNVTDTRHYIKELLKNKRLDPNFRACLNDCLDLYSDANSTLKQAIKDYKSNHYEDANIAVSSVTDASTTCEDGFKEMGIVSPLTGRNNNTFELSAIALSIINMLH; from the coding sequence ATGaaccctaacttctctttcttttcCCTTCTACTTTTCTTCATTTCCTTCCTCGCCATAACTGCAACCGATCTCATCATCCAAGAAACTTGCAGGAAATGTGCACGTAATGATCCTAATATTTACTACAGCTTCTGTGTGGCCTCCCTTCAAGCATCTCCTGATGCCCATAGCGCTAATCTTCGCCAACTTGGCATCATCTCCCTCAAGCTAACTCGCGTCAACGTGACTGACACCAGGCACTACATTAAGGAGCTCTTGAAGAACAAAAGATTGGATCCCAACTTCAGGGCTTGCTTAAATGACTGCCTAGATCTTTATTCAGATGCCAACTCCACTCTGAAACAAGCCATCAAAGACTACAAGTCTAACCACTATGAAGATGCCAATATTGCAGTGAGTTCAGTTACCGATGCCTCCACGACTTGTGAAGATGGATTCAAAGAAATGGGTATAGTCTCACCATTAACGGGGAGAAATAACAATACGTTCGAGTTGTCTGCTATAGCACTTTCGATCATCAATATGCTCCATTGA
- the LOC110649115 gene encoding acyl carrier protein 1, mitochondrial: MALRAVLLRQLRVPVQTLALASRKSQPWSFSSCIRLMSSHDDHLSKEQVIGRVLDVVKSFPKVDPSRVTPDVHFQKDLGLDSLDNVEIIMAIEEEFKLEIPDKEAVKIDSCNLAIEYVYNHPMAA; encoded by the exons atgGCACTGAGAGCAGTCCTACTTCGCCAGCTCCGGGTCCCCGTACAAACGCTAGCCCTAGCCAGTCGCAAATCTCAACCATGGAGCTTCTCTAGTTGTATCCGGTTAATGTCATCACATGACGATCATCTCAGCAAGGAACAGGTCATCGGGAGAGTCCTCGATGTTGTCAAGAGTTTCCCTAAAGTCGATCCATCCAGG GTGACTCCAGATGTACATTTCCAGAAAGATCtgggtttggatagcttggacaATGTAGAGATTATAATGGCTATAGAGGAGGAGTTTAAGCTGGAAATTCCAGACAAGGAAGCAGTTAAGATTGACTCCTGTAATCTTGCCATTGAGTATGTTTATAACCATCCAATGGCTGCTTGA
- the LOC110649099 gene encoding ras-related protein RABH1b: MAPVSALAKYKLVFLGDQSVGKTSIITRFMYDKFDNTYQATIGIDFLSKIMYLEDRTVRLQLWDTAGQERFRSLIPSYIRDSSVAVIVYDVASRQSFLNTSKWIEEVRTERGSDVIIVLVGNKTDLVDKRQVSIEEGEAKACDLNVMFIETSAKAGFNIKALFRKIAAALPGMETLSSTKQEDMVDVNLKSSNTNASSPPESGGCAC, translated from the exons ATGGCTCCAGTTTCGGCACTGGCCAAGTACAAGCTGGTGTTCTTGGGTGATCAGTCTGTTGGCAAAACTAGTATCATCACTCGCTTCATGTACGACAAATTCGACAACACCTATCAG GCAACTATTGGTATCGATTTTCTATCAAAGATAATGTATCTTGAAGATCGAACTGTTAGATTGCAGCTCTG GGACACTGCTGGACAGGAAAGGTTCAGAAGCCTCATTCCAAGCTATATTAGGGATTCCTCAGTGGCTGTTATTGTTTATGATGTTGCAA GCAGGCAGTCATTCCTGAACACTTCTAAGTGGATTGAAGAGGTTCGCACTGAGCGGGGCAGTGATGTCATCATTGTACTAGTTGGGAATAAGACAGACCTGGTAGACAAAAG GCAAGTTTCAATAGAGGAAGGAGAAGCCAAAGCTTGTGATCTCAATGTCATGTTTATTGAAACTAGTGCAAAAGCTGGCTTCAATATAAAG GCACTGTTTCGGAAGATTGCAGCAGCCTTGCCaggaatggaaacactttcttcaacTAAGCAAGAGGACATGGTAGATGTCAATCTGAAGTCTTCCAACACAAATGCATCATCTCCGCCAGAGTCTGGAGGTTGTGCCTGTTGA
- the LOC110649127 gene encoding probable purine permease 11 produces the protein MATLVQTVAFPILCIPLFVLPSHQAPSISSTSPSVRILALIYFFLGVLIAGDTMLYSTGLLYLSASTSSLICASQLAFNATFSYFINFEKFTYLILNSVVVLSFSAALIAVNDDSDGPSGVSKCKYIIGFLCTLGASAIYSLLLSLMQLSFQKIIKKETFSVVLEMQIYISLVATCVSIIGLFASGEWKTLHGEMLTFGKGTMSYIMTLVWTAVCWQVCSVGVVGLIFLVSSLFSNVISTVALAVSPMAAVVVFHDKMNGVKVISLLMAFWGFGCYIYQNYLDDSKVRREQHDVIEIHHDSSF, from the coding sequence ATGGCAACTTTGGTTCAGACTGTTGCTTTCCCAATCCTTTGCATCCCTCTCTTCGTACTTCCATCCCATCAAGcaccttcaatttcttccacctcACCTTCCGTTAGGATTCTCGCCTTAATATACTTCTTTCTTGGAGTACTTATAGCTGGTGATACCATGTTATATTCTACTGGACTCTTGTACCTCTCTGCCTCTACTTCTTCTCTCATTTGTGCATCCCAACTAGCTTTCAACGCCACTTtctcatacttcatcaattttgaAAAGTTCACTTATTTAATTCTCAACTCTGTGGTTGTGCTATCATTTTCTGCGGCCCTCATTGCAGTCAATGATGATTCAGATGGCCCGTCAGGAGTCTCTAAGTGCAAGTATATCATTGGCTTCCTTTGTACTCTTGGTGCTTCAGCAATATACTCTCTTTTGCTTTCTCTCATGCAGCTGTCCTTTCAAAAGATCATAAAAAAGGAGACATTTTCTGTGGTGTTGGAAATGCAGATTTACATATCACTTGTTGCCACCTGTGTCTCTATCATTGGCCTTTTTGCTAGCGGGGAATGGAAGACTTTGCATGgagaaatgttgacttttggcaaGGGGACGATGTCTTACATTATGACACTGGTTTGGACAGCAGTTTGTTGGCAGGTTTGTTCTGTTGGTGTTGTAGGCTTGATTTTCTTGGTATCTTCTCTCTTTTCCAATGTAATAAGTACTGTCGCCTTGGCTGTCTCTCCTATGGCTGCTGTTGTGGTTTTCCATGACAAGATGAATGGTGTGAAGGTTATATCTTTGCTTATGGCTTTCTGGGGTTTTGGCTGTTATATTTACCAGAATTATCTTGATGATTCAAAGGTGAGGAGAGAACAGCACGATGTTATTGAAATACATCATGATTCTTCATTTTGA
- the LOC110649142 gene encoding uncharacterized protein LOC110649142 yields the protein MRCKKHPCDLSSTVGVCASCLRERLIVLIAAQAQVQQIHHHPQLACLHSSAAVDDSRKSDAQPPPIMFPRSVSPYVARRKSDDTSWSHHLRFYSTPQMGPTYNSASTASGFATSATCKAKPARFSRLSNMFRSRSEKFNPDPSVSGRGVPSRTSCQASSSSPSWLSAIFSGRRKKQSALFSEQYSGVVGHKPRRRMDRGMSPARGADSDDDCEDCNRSPSGSGSSSESSQAQWWKRTPVAPAAMRRGKPGNGTNVSGLAFCLSPLLRASPNRHWNQKGGLPPDMGFSGEARVPVKPHLSVAASFYANRSRKLCDFGRVHHNR from the coding sequence ATGAGGTGTAAGAAACATCCCTGTGACCTCAGTAGCACCGTCGGCGTCTGCGCCTCCTGTCTCCGGGAACGCCTTATCGTCCTCATCGCCGCACAGGCTCAGGTTCAACAGATACACCACCATCCTCAATTGGCTTGTCTCCACTCAAGCGCCGCCGTAGATGATAGTCGCAAATCAGACGCTCAGCCACCTCCTATCATGTTCCCTCGCTCCGTTTCTCCATACGTTGCTCGCCGGAAATCCGACGACACCTCCTGGTCCCACCACCTCCGCTTCTACAGCACTCCCCAGATGGGCCCCACTTACAACTCTGCCTCCACAGCATCCGGCTTCGCCACTTCTGCAACTTGTAAAGCTAAGCCCGCCAGATTCTCCCGTTTGTCCAATATGTTCAGGTCCAGATCCGAGAAATTTAATCCGGATCCTTCTGTTTCCGGTCGTGGAGTTCCTTCTAGGACTTCGTGCCAGGCATCATCTTCTTCGCCTTCCTGGTTGTCTGCAATATTTTCTGGTCGCAGGAAAAAGCAATCTGCGCTCTTCTCTGAGCAATATTCGGGCGTTGTAGGTCATAAACCACGTCGGAGGATGGATCGAGGAATGTCGCCAGCGAGAGGGGCGGATTCCGACGATGATTGTGAGGATTGCAATCGGTCTCCGTCTGGCAGTGGGTCCTCTTCGGAGTCATCACAGGCACAGTGGTGGAAGAGGACACCAGTAGCACCAGCAGCGATGAGGAGAGGAAAGCCGGGAAACGGCACAAACGTATCGGGATTAGCGTTTTGTTTGAGCCCTCTGCTGAGGGCCAGCCCTAACCGGCACTGGAACCAGAAAGGCGGATTGCCACCCGATATGGGATTCTCCGGGGAAGCGAGGGTTCCCGTGAAGCCTCATCTGTCCGTGGCGGCGTCATTTTACGCGAACCGGTCGCGGAAGCTATGCGATTTTGGAAGGGTTCATCACAACCGTTGA